The Streptomyces achromogenes genome window below encodes:
- a CDS encoding DUF397 domain-containing protein, giving the protein MLAQETGDLFARVRQLGTSTSARTVLPGAGPPSSTSQRAASRSSYSGGGDGGDVEVAACLAQIHVRASKDKAGLQLALSPTAWTDFIAYAGR; this is encoded by the coding sequence ATGCTCGCCCAGGAGACCGGCGACCTCTTCGCCAGGGTCCGCCAGTTGGGGACGTCGACTTCCGCTCGCACCGTCTTGCCGGGTGCCGGGCCACCGTCCAGTACCTCCCAGCGGGCGGCGAGCAGGAGCAGCTACAGCGGCGGTGGCGACGGGGGTGATGTCGAGGTCGCCGCCTGCCTCGCGCAAATCCATGTCCGTGCCTCCAAGGACAAGGCAGGCCTGCAACTCGCTCTGTCCCCCACCGCGTGGACCGACTTCATCGCCTACGCGGGGAGATGA
- a CDS encoding FAD-dependent monooxygenase yields the protein MDRGRGAVVVGGGIGGLAAAIGLRRIGWDVTVLERAPAFADVGAGISLHANGVRALDALGVGEAIRTVVRPLYTGGTLTPDGRLLSRMDGAALERRLGAPVGGVLRADLHRVLREALPAGCVKTGVEVTGVDGAGGDADLVVAADGVDSRLRAELFPGHPGAVHSGSTVLRAITARPLRDLPADLELTWGAGAEFGHILFADGRAEWHAVLTAPPGVRHPDPLAEMRRRFHGWHDPVPALLAATRPQDVLHHDISELLTPLPTFTVGRVALLGDAAHAMTPNLGQGASQALEDAAVLASCLAAEPTTASALRRYDAVRRPRSQSVARAARQAGRMGHRLTHPAAIALRDAALRLVPSALMLRVALRHADWTPPHLG from the coding sequence ATGGATCGCGGTCGCGGTGCGGTGGTCGTCGGCGGGGGCATCGGCGGGCTGGCCGCCGCGATCGGGCTGCGCCGGATCGGCTGGGACGTGACGGTCCTCGAACGCGCGCCCGCCTTCGCCGACGTGGGCGCGGGCATCTCCCTGCACGCCAACGGAGTGCGGGCGCTGGACGCGCTGGGCGTCGGCGAGGCGATCCGCACCGTCGTGCGCCCGCTGTACACGGGCGGCACCCTCACCCCCGACGGCCGCCTGCTGTCCCGGATGGACGGCGCGGCCCTCGAGCGCCGGCTCGGCGCGCCGGTCGGCGGTGTCCTGCGCGCCGACCTGCACCGCGTCCTGCGCGAGGCGCTGCCCGCGGGATGCGTGAAGACCGGGGTGGAGGTGACCGGCGTCGACGGCGCGGGCGGGGACGCCGATCTCGTCGTGGCCGCCGACGGTGTCGACAGCCGGCTGCGCGCGGAGCTGTTCCCGGGGCATCCGGGGGCGGTCCACAGCGGCTCGACGGTCCTGCGGGCCATCACCGCGCGTCCGCTCCGCGACCTGCCCGCCGACCTGGAGCTGACCTGGGGCGCGGGGGCCGAGTTCGGGCACATCCTGTTCGCCGACGGGCGGGCCGAGTGGCACGCGGTACTCACCGCACCGCCGGGCGTCCGCCACCCCGATCCCCTCGCCGAGATGCGCCGGCGCTTCCACGGCTGGCATGACCCCGTCCCGGCGCTCCTGGCCGCGACCCGGCCGCAGGACGTCCTGCACCACGACATCAGCGAACTGCTCACCCCGCTCCCCACGTTCACCGTCGGCCGGGTCGCGCTCCTCGGCGACGCGGCGCATGCGATGACCCCGAACCTCGGCCAGGGGGCCAGTCAGGCGCTGGAGGACGCGGCCGTGCTCGCCTCCTGCCTCGCGGCCGAGCCCACCACCGCGTCCGCGCTGCGCCGCTACGACGCCGTAAGGCGACCGCGCAGCCAGTCCGTGGCCCGCGCCGCCCGGCAGGCCGGCCGGATGGGCCACCGGCTGACGCATCCCGCCGCCATCGCGCTGCGCGACGCCGCTCTGCGGCTGGTGCCGTCCGCGCTGATGCTGCGCGTCGCCCTCCGGCACGCCGACTGGACGCCACCGCACCTCGGGTGA
- the mmsB gene encoding multiple monosaccharide ABC transporter permease, whose translation MSTDVTDKSPAAAPPGKSGGSASGGGLLQVMLDGLRRNMRQYGMLIALGLLVVLFQVWTGGDLLLPRNVSNLVLQNSYILILAIGMMLVIIAGHIDLSVGSVTAFTGAFAAVLTVQHDVAWPVALVLCLIVGAVAGSVQGFLIAYLGIPSFIVTLAGMLLFRGLTEILLEGQTLGPFPDGLQKMGNGFLPEVGPNTNYHNITLLLGFALLAFVVLQEVRDRKRQQEFALDVVPRNLFLLKLVAIAAAVLTVTMLLASYKGAPIILIILGALVVGYGYIMRNAVFGRHIYAIGGNLPAAKLSGVRDKKVTFLVFLNMGVLAALAGLVVAARLNAASPKAGLSFELEAIASSFIGGASMSGGVGTVLGAIIGGLVLGVLNNGMNLLSVGSDWQQVIKGLALLIAVGFDVWNKRKSGS comes from the coding sequence ATGAGCACGGACGTGACCGACAAGAGCCCGGCGGCCGCGCCGCCCGGGAAGAGCGGGGGCTCCGCCTCCGGCGGCGGGCTGCTGCAGGTGATGCTCGACGGCCTGCGCCGCAACATGCGCCAGTACGGCATGCTGATCGCGCTGGGCCTGCTCGTCGTCCTGTTCCAGGTGTGGACCGGCGGCGACCTGCTGCTGCCGCGCAACGTCTCCAACCTGGTCCTGCAGAACAGCTACATCCTGATCCTCGCGATCGGCATGATGCTGGTGATCATCGCGGGTCACATCGACCTCTCGGTCGGTTCGGTGACGGCGTTCACGGGAGCCTTCGCGGCCGTCCTCACCGTCCAGCACGACGTGGCGTGGCCCGTCGCGCTGGTGCTGTGCCTGATCGTCGGCGCGGTGGCCGGCTCGGTGCAGGGCTTCCTGATCGCCTATCTCGGCATACCCTCCTTCATCGTCACCCTCGCGGGCATGCTGCTCTTCCGCGGTCTGACGGAGATCCTCCTGGAGGGCCAGACCCTCGGCCCGTTCCCGGACGGTCTGCAGAAGATGGGCAACGGCTTCCTGCCGGAGGTCGGCCCGAACACCAACTACCACAACATCACGCTGCTGCTGGGCTTCGCCCTGCTGGCCTTCGTGGTCCTCCAGGAGGTCCGGGACCGCAAGCGTCAGCAGGAGTTCGCGCTCGACGTGGTGCCGCGGAACCTCTTCCTGCTCAAGCTCGTCGCCATCGCCGCCGCGGTCCTCACGGTCACGATGCTGCTCGCCAGCTACAAGGGCGCGCCGATCATCCTGATCATCCTCGGCGCACTGGTCGTCGGCTACGGCTACATCATGCGCAACGCCGTCTTCGGCCGTCACATCTACGCGATCGGCGGCAACCTGCCGGCGGCGAAGCTGTCCGGCGTCAGGGACAAGAAGGTCACCTTCCTGGTCTTCCTGAACATGGGCGTGCTCGCGGCCCTGGCGGGTCTCGTGGTCGCCGCCCGTCTGAACGCGGCCTCGCCGAAGGCGGGCCTCAGCTTCGAACTCGAGGCGATCGCCTCGTCGTTCATCGGCGGCGCGTCCATGAGCGGCGGCGTCGGCACGGTCCTCGGCGCGATCATCGGTGGTCTCGTCCTCGGTGTGCTGAACAACGGCATGAACCTCCTCAGCGTCGGCAGCGACTGGCAGCAGGTCATCAAGGGCCTCGCCCTGCTGATCGCGGTCGGGTTCGACGTCTGGAACAAGCGCAAGTCCGGTTCCTGA
- a CDS encoding pyridoxal phosphate-dependent aminotransferase, whose protein sequence is MADNVSSLFRNNAAHSPSMAALTREGGEGVGPVDFCIPCNPYFPTPAMFDEMAARLRDIITYYPSSADTITAELCSLLQLPPQAVAMGNGSTELITWIDHLLVRESLAVPVPTFGRWTDQPMETGKRVDMFPLQESSGFALDLAQYAEFIRARGTRAAVICNPNNPDGGFLHKHAIVQFMDAMADLDLIVIDESFLEFADAEAEPSVVQEAMLRPNVIVLRSLGKNFGLHGIRFGYLVANPALAGRVRSMLPKWNLNSFAEHVVFMLKQHGAEYAQSLQQIRRDRLDMASQLSALPGLTVYPSQGNFLFVRLPVGAEGTVVRDRLLAEHRILVRECGNKIGSSSRFLRLVVRPQVDVRRLVSGMEQVLYGTRRGAPVPELSPGAGYSSGTAAVDRLVTNGAGMPGLAAQAMGVAQPGLVAAAPAAAAVAAMPAPAAPVPVPTQPAPSEGAGVPLPAAAQIFPQSVPAPAPAPAPAPAPVPAPAPMAPAAAMAPAAMAPPPMSPAAMSPAAMSPAAMSPAAMAPPPMSPAAMSPAAMSPAAMAPPPMSPAAMSPAAMAPAMAPPMAPVAPAPPMGPTPPGVPARGGLTAAQVRGTNGLSPAAATGWPNAQSWPNAAGMGQAG, encoded by the coding sequence ATGGCCGACAACGTCTCCTCGTTGTTCCGCAACAACGCGGCGCACAGCCCGTCGATGGCGGCGCTGACACGGGAGGGCGGCGAGGGGGTCGGCCCGGTGGACTTCTGCATACCCTGCAATCCCTACTTCCCCACCCCGGCGATGTTCGACGAGATGGCGGCCCGGCTGCGCGACATCATCACGTACTACCCGAGCAGCGCCGACACCATCACCGCGGAACTGTGCAGCCTGCTGCAACTCCCGCCGCAGGCCGTCGCCATGGGCAACGGCTCGACCGAGCTGATCACCTGGATCGATCATCTGCTGGTCCGCGAGTCCCTCGCCGTCCCGGTCCCCACCTTCGGCCGCTGGACCGACCAGCCCATGGAGACCGGCAAGCGGGTCGACATGTTCCCGCTCCAGGAGTCCAGCGGCTTCGCCCTCGACCTCGCGCAGTACGCCGAGTTCATCCGGGCGCGCGGCACCAGGGCCGCCGTCATCTGCAACCCGAACAACCCCGACGGCGGCTTCCTGCACAAGCACGCCATCGTCCAGTTCATGGACGCGATGGCCGACCTGGACCTGATCGTCATCGACGAGTCGTTCCTGGAGTTCGCGGACGCCGAGGCCGAGCCGAGCGTCGTCCAGGAGGCGATGCTGCGGCCCAACGTGATCGTCCTGCGCAGCCTGGGCAAGAACTTCGGCCTGCACGGCATCCGCTTCGGCTATCTGGTCGCCAACCCGGCGCTGGCCGGCCGGGTCCGCTCGATGCTCCCGAAGTGGAACCTCAACTCCTTCGCCGAACACGTCGTGTTCATGCTCAAGCAGCACGGCGCCGAGTACGCGCAGAGCCTGCAGCAGATACGCCGGGACCGCCTCGACATGGCGAGCCAGCTCAGCGCCCTGCCGGGCCTGACCGTCTATCCCTCCCAGGGGAACTTCCTCTTCGTGCGCCTGCCCGTCGGCGCCGAGGGCACCGTGGTCCGCGACCGGCTGCTCGCCGAACACCGCATCCTGGTCCGTGAGTGCGGCAACAAGATCGGTTCGTCGAGCCGCTTCCTGAGGCTCGTGGTGCGCCCCCAGGTGGACGTGCGCCGCCTGGTGTCCGGCATGGAGCAGGTGCTCTACGGGACCAGGCGGGGAGCCCCCGTGCCCGAGCTGAGCCCCGGCGCCGGCTACAGCTCGGGCACGGCGGCGGTGGACCGGCTGGTCACCAACGGGGCCGGCATGCCCGGCCTCGCCGCTCAGGCCATGGGCGTCGCGCAGCCGGGACTGGTGGCAGCCGCCCCGGCCGCCGCCGCGGTCGCGGCGATGCCCGCCCCGGCGGCTCCGGTCCCGGTCCCGACGCAGCCCGCGCCGTCCGAGGGCGCGGGGGTGCCGCTGCCGGCCGCGGCACAGATCTTCCCCCAGTCCGTGCCCGCCCCGGCCCCGGCACCCGCGCCCGCCCCGGCCCCCGTTCCGGCGCCGGCCCCCATGGCCCCGGCGGCGGCGATGGCCCCGGCGGCCATGGCACCTCCGCCCATGTCCCCGGCAGCCATGTCCCCGGCAGCCATGTCGCCGGCCGCCATGTCTCCGGCCGCGATGGCGCCTCCGCCCATGTCTCCGGCGGCCATGTCTCCGGCGGCCATGTCTCCGGCCGCCATGGCCCCTCCGCCCATGTCGCCGGCCGCCATGTCTCCCGCGGCGATGGCCCCCGCGATGGCCCCGCCCATGGCGCCGGTCGCTCCCGCCCCGCCGATGGGTCCGACCCCGCCCGGCGTCCCGGCCCGCGGCGGCCTCACGGCCGCTCAGGTCAGGGGCACCAACGGCCTCTCCCCCGCCGCGGCGACCGGCTGGCCCAACGCCCAGAGCTGGCCGAACGCCGCGGGGATGGGCCAGGCGGGCTGA
- a CDS encoding aldose epimerase family protein, translating into MRTLFGVLADGTEVSSWSLENGGTRLKVLDYGGIVQSLEIPDRDGRYANVSLGFSTLDDYVAGSPYFGALIGRFGNRIAAGRFTLDGETHQLPLNDGDRSLHGGTEGFDRRVWDVEPFTEGPDVGLRLRLTSADGEMGYPGTLEVTVTYTLTGGGDWRIDYEATTDRATVVNLTNHVYWNLAGEGSGSVHDHELEIAAARYLPVDQSLIPTGELADVAGTPFDFRTAKAVGRDLRVAHEQSLHCKGVDHNYVLDKGVTARPEPVAVLRDPASGRTLGIATTEPGLQFYSGNFLDGTLVGTGGRTYRQGDALCLETQAFPDAPNQPSFPSTVLRPGQTYRTTTVHSFGRS; encoded by the coding sequence GTGCGGACGCTCTTCGGCGTGCTGGCCGACGGCACCGAGGTATCCAGCTGGTCGCTGGAGAACGGCGGGACCCGGCTGAAGGTCCTCGACTACGGCGGGATCGTGCAGTCGTTGGAGATCCCCGACCGGGACGGCCGGTACGCCAACGTCTCCCTCGGGTTCTCCACCCTCGACGACTACGTGGCGGGCAGCCCGTACTTCGGGGCGCTCATCGGCCGCTTCGGCAACCGCATCGCCGCGGGCCGCTTCACCCTGGACGGCGAGACCCACCAGCTGCCCCTCAACGACGGGGACCGCAGTCTGCACGGCGGCACCGAGGGCTTCGACCGGCGCGTGTGGGACGTCGAGCCGTTCACCGAGGGCCCGGACGTCGGTCTGCGCCTGCGTCTGACGAGCGCCGACGGCGAGATGGGCTACCCCGGCACGCTCGAGGTGACGGTGACGTACACCCTCACCGGCGGCGGCGACTGGCGCATCGACTACGAGGCCACCACCGACCGGGCCACCGTCGTCAACCTCACCAACCACGTCTACTGGAACCTCGCCGGCGAGGGCAGCGGCTCCGTCCACGACCACGAGCTGGAGATCGCCGCCGCCCGCTACCTGCCCGTGGACCAGAGCCTCATCCCCACCGGCGAACTGGCCGACGTCGCCGGCACCCCCTTCGACTTCCGCACGGCCAAGGCGGTCGGCCGGGACCTGCGCGTCGCCCACGAGCAGTCGCTGCACTGCAAGGGCGTCGACCACAACTACGTCCTCGACAAGGGCGTCACCGCCCGGCCCGAGCCGGTCGCCGTCCTGCGGGACCCCGCCTCCGGCCGCACCCTGGGCATCGCGACCACCGAACCGGGGCTGCAGTTCTACTCGGGCAACTTCCTCGACGGCACCCTCGTCGGGACCGGCGGCCGCACCTACCGTCAGGGGGACGCGCTCTGCCTGGAGACGCAGGCCTTCCCGGACGCGCCGAACCAGCCGTCGTTCCCCTCCACGGTGCTGCGGCCCGGGCAGACGTACCGGACGACGACGGTCCACTCGTTCGGCCGCTCCTGA
- a CDS encoding intradiol ring-cleavage dioxygenase, which yields MTDTSDARTSVGRRTVLVATGATAAALAVGAVPRREAPTAEAADTAPVAAAAVCTLTKEMTEGPYYLDGQYVRADITEGKAGIPLKLTLTVVDDDTCVPLGNALVELWHADALGEYSGFVGNNGHTEPDSGTFLRGGVLTNASGVASITTVYPGWYRGRCVHIHVKVHTNVTLTADGSFSGGQELHTGQLFFDETITTAVARVSPYSTNRVTRTTLAQDSVYDDGGAASGLLTLTALGSSTSSGYAGTLTLGVER from the coding sequence ATGACAGACACCTCAGACGCACGTACCTCTGTCGGACGCCGCACCGTGCTGGTCGCCACGGGCGCGACCGCGGCGGCCCTCGCCGTGGGAGCCGTCCCCAGGCGTGAGGCCCCCACCGCCGAAGCGGCCGACACCGCCCCCGTCGCCGCCGCGGCCGTCTGCACCCTCACCAAGGAGATGACCGAAGGCCCCTACTACCTGGACGGACAGTACGTCCGCGCCGACATCACCGAAGGCAAGGCGGGCATCCCCCTGAAGCTCACCCTCACGGTCGTCGACGACGACACCTGTGTCCCGCTCGGCAACGCGCTGGTGGAGCTCTGGCACGCCGACGCCCTCGGCGAGTACTCCGGCTTCGTCGGCAACAACGGCCACACCGAGCCGGACAGCGGCACTTTCCTGCGCGGCGGCGTCCTGACGAACGCGTCCGGCGTCGCCTCGATCACCACGGTCTACCCCGGCTGGTACCGCGGGCGCTGCGTCCACATCCACGTCAAGGTGCACACGAACGTCACGCTGACCGCGGACGGCTCCTTCAGCGGCGGTCAGGAACTGCACACCGGCCAGCTCTTCTTCGACGAGACGATCACGACCGCCGTCGCGCGGGTCTCCCCGTACTCCACCAACAGGGTCACCCGCACGACCCTCGCCCAGGACTCCGTCTACGACGACGGAGGGGCCGCTTCCGGCCTGCTCACCCTGACGGCGCTGGGCAGCTCGACCTCGTCCGGCTACGCGGGAACGCTCACCCTCGGGGTGGAGCGCTGA
- a CDS encoding arabinan endo-1,5-alpha-L-arabinosidase, which yields MPAAILLALTPSTASAYPDPGTVTGATVVHDPTMIRTSGGRYLLYATGGGLSYRTSTDRRTYSAGGDAFAGRPGWWSSYGTTEAWAPDISYQGGKYLMYYAVSTFRTNRSAIGLAVSSTGLPGSWTDRGTVYTSTASSDYNAIDPNLFVDDDGKWWLSFGSFWTGIKMIRIDPSTGKQLSSDTARRSIATRSTAPNAVEAPFVVKRNGFYYLFASYDTCCAGVNSTYKVKVGRATSVTGPYRDRNGVAMTDDGGTPVLESHGRYIGPGGQSILHDTDGDVIVYHYYDGNSNGTPRLGVNLLDWSSGWPVAF from the coding sequence GTGCCGGCCGCGATCCTGCTCGCCCTGACGCCCTCCACCGCCTCCGCCTACCCCGACCCCGGCACCGTCACAGGGGCCACGGTCGTGCACGACCCGACGATGATCCGGACCTCAGGCGGCCGGTACCTGCTCTACGCGACCGGTGGCGGACTCTCCTACCGCACCTCCACCGACCGCAGGACGTACAGCGCGGGCGGCGACGCCTTCGCCGGGAGGCCGGGCTGGTGGTCGTCCTACGGCACCACCGAGGCCTGGGCGCCCGACATCTCGTACCAGGGCGGCAAGTACCTGATGTACTACGCCGTCTCCACCTTCAGGACCAACCGATCGGCGATCGGCCTGGCCGTGTCGAGCACCGGTCTGCCGGGCTCCTGGACCGACCGCGGGACCGTGTACACCTCCACTGCCTCGAGCGACTACAACGCCATCGACCCGAATCTCTTCGTGGACGACGATGGCAAGTGGTGGCTGTCGTTCGGGAGTTTCTGGACGGGGATCAAGATGATCCGGATCGACCCGTCCACCGGCAAGCAGCTCTCCTCGGACACCGCCCGGCGCTCGATCGCCACCCGCAGCACGGCTCCGAACGCCGTGGAGGCGCCCTTCGTCGTGAAGCGCAACGGCTTCTACTACCTCTTCGCCTCGTACGACACCTGCTGCGCCGGCGTCAACTCCACCTACAAGGTCAAGGTGGGCCGTGCCACCAGCGTCACGGGGCCCTACCGCGACAGGAACGGCGTCGCGATGACCGACGACGGCGGCACACCGGTCCTGGAGTCGCACGGGCGTTACATCGGCCCCGGCGGCCAGTCGATCCTGCATGACACGGACGGCGACGTGATCGTCTACCACTACTACGACGGCAACAGCAACGGCACGCCCAGACTGGGCGTCAACCTACTGGACTGGAGCAGCGGATGGCCCGTCGCCTTCTGA
- a CDS encoding family 43 glycosylhydrolase encodes MARRLLTLLTALLLALAIGQPSASAATFTNPVKTQKGADPWISYYAGNYYMVTTSWTSAITMRRSATLAGLATAPSVQVWTGDAASRCCNIWAPEIHFLNGRWYLYYVAGQNIADYNATQRTHVLESAGSDPTGPYTYKNQLNSAWMLDPTVATVNGQLYLFGSASGGTQNLVAARMSNPYTLATGFSTISTPTNSWEKSGGSVNEGPEILQRGGKTFLIYSASGCWTPDYKLGQLTLTGSDPLSASSWTKKSTPVFQRNDSAGVYGPGHNGFFTSPDGTENWIVYHANDSASDGCDNGRTTRAQKFTWNADGTPNLGTPVALGSSAGGPSGEPSAASTTYTLTNRNSAKCLEVAGGSTADGADVQQFTCNGGTRQRWRIEDRGDDTSRLVNVATGKVLDTADCSAADGADLRQWTWLDNACQRFRFLVTDGGYVRVVNQSTGKVAEVANCSTADAADVRQWTWLNNTCQQWKLNPV; translated from the coding sequence ATGGCCCGTCGCCTTCTGACCCTGCTGACCGCGCTACTGCTCGCCCTGGCGATCGGACAGCCTTCCGCGAGCGCGGCCACCTTCACCAACCCGGTCAAGACCCAGAAGGGCGCCGACCCCTGGATCTCGTACTACGCAGGCAACTACTACATGGTGACGACCAGTTGGACGAGCGCGATCACCATGCGCAGGTCCGCCACCCTGGCCGGCCTCGCGACCGCGCCGAGCGTGCAGGTGTGGACGGGCGACGCCGCCTCGCGATGCTGCAACATCTGGGCACCGGAGATCCACTTCCTGAACGGCCGCTGGTACCTGTACTACGTCGCCGGCCAGAACATCGCCGACTACAACGCCACCCAGCGCACCCACGTCCTGGAGAGCGCGGGATCCGACCCCACCGGGCCGTACACGTACAAGAACCAGCTCAACTCCGCCTGGATGCTCGACCCGACGGTCGCCACCGTCAACGGCCAGCTGTATCTGTTCGGCAGCGCGAGCGGCGGGACGCAGAACCTGGTGGCAGCCCGGATGAGCAACCCGTACACGCTCGCCACCGGGTTCTCGACCATCTCGACGCCCACCAACTCCTGGGAGAAGTCAGGCGGTTCTGTCAACGAGGGGCCGGAGATCCTCCAGCGCGGCGGGAAGACGTTCCTGATCTACTCGGCGAGCGGCTGCTGGACCCCGGACTACAAGCTCGGTCAGCTCACCCTCACGGGTTCCGACCCGCTCTCGGCGTCCTCCTGGACGAAGAAGTCCACACCGGTCTTCCAGCGGAACGACTCCGCGGGGGTGTACGGCCCCGGTCACAACGGCTTCTTCACCTCGCCCGACGGCACCGAGAACTGGATCGTCTACCACGCCAACGACTCGGCTTCGGACGGCTGTGACAACGGCCGGACGACCCGGGCCCAGAAGTTCACCTGGAACGCGGACGGGACGCCGAATCTCGGCACCCCGGTCGCCCTTGGATCGTCGGCGGGCGGTCCCTCCGGCGAACCGTCGGCCGCCTCCACCACCTACACGCTCACCAACCGCAACAGCGCCAAGTGCCTGGAAGTGGCCGGTGGTTCGACAGCGGACGGCGCCGATGTCCAGCAGTTCACCTGCAACGGCGGCACCAGGCAGCGCTGGCGGATCGAGGACCGGGGCGACGACACGAGCCGACTCGTCAACGTGGCCACCGGCAAGGTGCTCGACACCGCCGACTGCTCTGCCGCCGACGGCGCCGACCTGCGCCAGTGGACGTGGCTGGACAACGCCTGTCAGCGCTTCCGCTTCCTCGTCACGGACGGCGGCTACGTCCGCGTCGTCAACCAGTCCACCGGCAAGGTCGCCGAAGTCGCGAACTGTTCCACGGCGGACGCGGCCGACGTCCGCCAGTGGACGTGGCTGAACAACACCTGCCAGCAGTGGAAACTCAACCCGGTGTAG